One Actinomadura viridis genomic region harbors:
- a CDS encoding RNA polymerase sigma factor, translating to MRQSHTSDGVTVSDPPVDDAELVARSWHEPELFAGIFHRYFEEIHRYVARRLGTDAADDIAAETFLAAFRRRRRFDPAKGAVRSWLYGIATNLVGLHRRAEGRRLRALARVPAERAAHDHQDRVAARVSAGEVSGDLAKALARLPPGDRDVLLLVALAGLSYDEVAAALGLKNGTVASRLNRARKKLRAALGGVDPMLTTEESTA from the coding sequence ATGAGACAGAGCCACACCTCGGACGGCGTCACCGTGTCCGATCCGCCGGTGGACGACGCCGAGCTGGTCGCGAGGTCGTGGCATGAGCCCGAACTGTTCGCCGGGATCTTCCACCGCTACTTCGAGGAGATCCACCGCTACGTCGCCCGGCGGCTGGGCACCGACGCCGCCGACGACATCGCCGCCGAGACGTTCCTGGCCGCCTTCCGGCGCCGGCGCCGGTTCGACCCGGCCAAGGGCGCCGTCCGGTCCTGGCTGTACGGCATCGCCACCAACCTGGTGGGCCTGCACCGGCGCGCGGAGGGGCGGCGCCTGCGCGCGCTCGCCCGCGTCCCCGCCGAGCGCGCGGCGCACGACCACCAGGACCGGGTCGCCGCCCGGGTGAGCGCCGGAGAGGTGTCCGGGGACCTCGCCAAGGCGCTGGCCCGGCTGCCCCCCGGAGACCGTGACGTGCTGCTCCTGGTGGCGCTCGCGGGCCTGTCCTACGACGAGGTGGCGGCGGCGCTGGGGCTCAAGAACGGAACGGTGGCCTCACGGCTGAACCGGGCTCGAAAGAAGTTGCGTGCCGCGCTGGGCGGGGTCGATCCGATGCTCACCACCGAGGAGTCCACCGCATGA